The genomic stretch TCCCTTGCCCGAATTAATTGAGGCCGCTCGCCATAACCTCATGTACTGGTGGATTCACATCCTCGGACCTAAGCGGATTCTGGATAGGATCGGTGTCTCGGGCCACTACACGAGCTTCTGCCACGTCTGCCAGGTGCTGTTCACCCGGTACCGGGATCAGGCGATTCAGTACCTGATCGAGCATCGGGACGAAGTGCTGATGAAGGACGTCCTCATGAGCGACGTGATCCCGCTTCAGCTCAAGGCTGTGGCGGAACGGAAGGTGAAGCTCCCCAATGCTTGAGGTCCGCTCGGTCACGGTAGGATACAGATCTCGAACCGTGCTGCACGAGATCGAGCTCAACCTTGGTCCGGGATTTCATGTGCTTCTGGGCCCGAACGGCGCTAGTTCATTTTGGGGCGCTGACTCGGTTTCGTTTTGGCCATATGGCCCAAGCCAAGTGTCCCGTTGACCGGTCATTTTTTCATGCTATCCTGATTGTAAATTCCGTCAAACCTAAAAACTTAGCGCAGAAGACGGAGTCGAGGAGGCGAGTGAACGAAAAGATCGAACTTCCGAAGGTGTGGGAGCCGGACCCGAACGCCGCTGCCGCTGTTCAGGAACTTTTCGGCGGGCGCTTTGGTGAGATGTCGACACTCATGAACTATACGATCCAGTCGTTTAATTTCCGCCTGGCGCGGCGAGCATCCGGATGGCGGGGCACTCATCGTGAAGGAAGGCCCGCCTCCCGGCGGACCCATCCCCGAGCTCCCGGATCTTCCGGAGAGCTTTGCGCCGAAATACGACCCCGAAGCGCTCGCTGAGATGATCCAGTTCCTGTTGAAGAAAAAACAGACGTAGTCCGCGGCGGAGCCCCGTCACGCCCTACACGCTCTGAGCCGGCCGTAAGCCGGCTTGTTTGTTTTGCCCAATTCCTGGCAGGAGTGTCCCTAGTTTGATTCCGCCCAAATAAAAAAACGCCGATGTACGGCGCTTTTCTCGGCTTGGGGAATGGAGCGGGTGACGGGAATCGAACCCGCGTTTCCAGCTTGGGAAGCTGGTGTTCTACCATTGAACTACACCCGCGTGCGACGATAAATATACTACGCGGGCCGTTCGTTGTCAAGGGGGCCCCTTCCTTCTCAGGCGACGCCCTTCTTTGCCGTGCGAGGTGCCCGTGTCCGACGGTTTCCGATATTTCTTTCGGGTTGTTCCGTATAGAATACCTCATATAAGATGTCGCCGTAGATCCGGGGACATCGCATCGTGAGGGGGAGGGAAGATGACAGAAGGAGAGTCGAGGGTCGGGGGAAAATTTACACGCGACGAGCGCTGGCTTGTGGTGCGTATTGAAGAGGAGGACCTCCGCGAAGGCGATCGACTGGACGAGGTGCTGCGTCGCGTCTTACATTTGTCCGGAAGACAGATTCAGCGCCTCGTCCAGAGCGGAGGATTGCGTAGGGGGAAGGCGCGAATATCCTCTGCCCTGCGCATCCGTCCGGGAGAGGAGATCGCGGTACGACTTTTTCCTTTCGAGGAATACGGAGTCGACCCTGAAGACATCCCCCTGCGGATCCTCTACGAGGACGACCACTACCTCGTCGTGGACAAACCTCCGGGGATTCTCGTACACCCGATTCGTCCGGGGATGCGGGGGACGCTCGCGGCCGCTGTGGCCCACCACTTTGCGACGATCGGCCTCCGTTCCCGCGTGCGGCCGGTGCACCGCCTCGATCGGGACACCTCAGGCGTAATCGTCTTTGCCAAACATGCCTGGGCGCATGCCCGGTTGGACGCTCTCTTTCGCGCGAGTGCGGTGCGGAAGACGTATCTGGCGGTGGTTTCCGGCGTTCCCGATCCCGCCGAACAGACCATAGAGCTCCCCCTTTCGCGG from Brockia lithotrophica encodes the following:
- a CDS encoding RluA family pseudouridine synthase, translated to MTEGESRVGGKFTRDERWLVVRIEEEDLREGDRLDEVLRRVLHLSGRQIQRLVQSGGLRRGKARISSALRIRPGEEIAVRLFPFEEYGVDPEDIPLRILYEDDHYLVVDKPPGILVHPIRPGMRGTLAAAVAHHFATIGLRSRVRPVHRLDRDTSGVIVFAKHAWAHARLDALFRASAVRKTYLAVVSGVPDPAEQTIELPLSRRPGRDGKIAVDARGLFARTVVRVREALGERASLVEAVPETGRTHQIRVHLSALGHPIWGDRLYGGPRVGISRQALHAESLEFLHPFTGEPKAFRAPVPEDIRRLTELLRSETM